Proteins from one Apis cerana isolate GH-2021 linkage group LG11, AcerK_1.0, whole genome shotgun sequence genomic window:
- the LOC107997161 gene encoding nuclear receptor coactivator 5 isoform X2: MNIRLLKDPATVSSRIFVGHLQTDDMTKLELEEHFSKYGTVVGSSINRGFGFVQFEEEQSAQKAIQNEDGAMFKGRRIDVRPAKKDNQSSGGAGKQLGGPNNQFNSGNNHFNTGNDPFNNGNQSYGGNSNFNANQNFSCDPQLNDNQKGNNMQIRGGNDQFADGNQNRDNINDQFGNQSRNNGNEQFNNVMQSKGNNNFNPNNPNRGGTDQFNQSRGNQFGPAGNQNRPSGNQNRNTNNQNQSGSGGGMNNGGSGRPRGTRGGKNRNKNRDNSGGNNFRDRSPINRGPRLDDKSGRDWDHKQGDRLRGNNFNRDSFNDSNNRYEDFKNSTSRDMNMSFNNTSTSNEYSNVSTEKNDCEIIVVNKVLTEYAESIEMRLKKIGLTVDLLFPNEDVLLSRVLGNIASRGCLYAVVVTPINQEHHSLTLNILHGLPQEHRNMLVEDAINLISRDFANYKAGGRSVPLNTPFANERHPDAIQVLLNMLADNHQLTVLQYDRVIKYLEIKREEQVQVELGDVKDLPTTTTTITVSDPKQAELQSRILNILNSNKTTSSAPAPSPVPAPTSTPAPVPPATWGTASTATTASTTTTTTTTGVSPSPLLNDPTVQKALDSLLQGNLLKSIGDRQPTTTTTPLFAAFSNIGRF; the protein is encoded by the exons atgaatataagaCTTTTAAAAGATCCTGCTACTGTAAGTAGCCGTATATTTGTGGGTCACTTACAAACTGATGATATGACTAAACTTGAATTGGAagaacatttttcaaaatacggAACCGTTGTTGGTTCTTCAATAAATCGTGGATTTGGCTTTGTTCAATTTGAAGAAGAACAATCTGCTCAAAAGGCTATTCAAAATGAAGATGGTGCAATGTTCAAAGGCAGAAGAatag atgttAGGCCagcaaaaaaagataatcaatCTAGTGGAGGTGCAGGAAAACAATTAGGAGGAcctaataatcaatttaattctggcaataatcattttaatactgGAAATGATCcttttaataatggaaatcAAAGTTATGgaggaaattcaaattttaatgcaaaCCAAAATTTTAGTTGTGATCCACAATTGAATGACAATCAAAAAGGtaataatatgcaaattcGAGGAGGAAATGATCAATTTGCAGATGGAAATCAGAatagagataatataaatgatcaaTTTGGAAATCAAAGTcgaaataatggaaatgaaCAATTTAACAATGTAATGCAATctaaaggaaataataattttaatccaaaTAATCCAAATAGAGGTGGTACTGATCAGTTTAATCAAAGCAGAGGTAATCAATTTGGACCAGCTGGAAATCAAAATAGACCTAGTGGAAATCAAAATCGTAATACAAATAATCAGAATCAAAGTGGTAGTGGGGGAGGTATGAATAATGGAGGGAGTGGTCGACCAAGAGGTACCAGAGgtggaaaaaatcgaaataaaaatagagataatTCAGGTGGAAATAACTTCAGAGATCGTAGCCCTATTAATAGAGGTCCACGTTTAGATGATAAAAGTGGTAGAGATTGGGATCATAAACAAGGAGATAGATTAAGaggcaataattttaatagagattCATTCAATGATAGCAATAATCGttatgaagattttaaaaactcTACTTCTAGAGATATGAACATGAGTTTTAa TAATACAAGTACatcaaatgaatattcaaatgtatcaactgaaaaaaatgattgtgaAATCATTGTTGTTAACAAAGTTTTAAc agAATATGCTGAGAGTATTGAAAtgaggttaaaaaaaattggattaacagttgatttattatttccaaatgAAGATGTCCTCTTAAGTAGAGTTCTAGGAAATATTGCAAGTCGTGGATGTTTATATGCAGTTGTAGTGACACCTATTAATCAAGAACATCATTCcttaactttaaatattcttcatgGTTTACCTCAAG aaCATAGAAATATGTTGGTTGAAGatgctattaatttaatatcgcgCGATTTTGCTAATTACAAAGCTGGTGGACGATCAGTTCCATTGAATACACCTTTTGCAAATGAACGACATCCTGATGCTATTCaagttcttttaaatatgttgGCTGATAATCATCAATTAACAGTATTACAATATGATcgagttataaaatatctcgaaattaaACGTGAAGAACAAGTGCAAGTTGAATTAGGAGATGTAAAAGATTTACCAACTACAACAACTACGATAACAGTCAGTGACCCAAAACAAGCAGAATTACAATCTAGGATACTTAATATCTTAAACAGTAATAAAACAACTTCATCTGCACCAGCACCAAGTCCAGTACCAGCTCCAACTTCAACACCAGCACCCGTTCCACCAGCTACTTGGGGAACag CATCAACTGCGACAACAGCAtccactactactactactactactacggGAGTTTCACCATCGCCTCTGCTAAACGATCCAACAGTTCAAAAGGCACTTGACAGTCTCTTGCAAGGCAATTTACTCAAAAGCATCGGCGATCGGCAACCGACCACAACTACAACACCTCTGTTCGCTGCTTTTTCGAATATCGGccgattttaa
- the LOC107997161 gene encoding nuclear receptor coactivator 5 isoform X1, producing the protein MNIRLLKDPATVSSRIFVGHLQTDDMTKLELEEHFSKYGTVVGSSINRGFGFVQFEEEQSAQKAIQNEDGAMFKGRRIDVRPAKKDNQSSGGAGKQLGGPNNQFNSGNNHFNTGNDPFNNGNQSYGGNSNFNANQNFSCDPQLNDNQKGNNMQIRGGNDQFADGNQNRDNINDQFGNQSRNNGNEQFNNVMQSKGNNNFNPNNPNRGGTDQFNQSRGNQFGPAGNQNRPSGNQNRNTNNQNQSGSGGGMNNGGSGRPRGTRGGKNRNKNRDNSGGNNFRDRSPINRGPRLDDKSGRDWDHKQGDRLRGNNFNRDSFNDSNNRYEDFKNSTSRDMNMSFNNTSTSNEYSNVSTEKNDCEIIVVNKVLTEYAESIEMRLKKIGLTVDLLFPNEDVLLSRVLGNIASRGCLYAVVVTPINQEHHSLTLNILHGLPQEHRNMLVEDAINLISRDFANYKAGGRSVPLNTPFANERHPDAIQVLLNMLADNHQLTVLQYDRVIKYLEIKREEQVQVELGDVKDLPTTTTTITVSDPKQAELQSRILNILNSNKTTSSAPAPSPVPAPTSTPAPVPPATWGTAASTATTASTTTTTTTTGVSPSPLLNDPTVQKALDSLLQGNLLKSIGDRQPTTTTTPLFAAFSNIGRF; encoded by the exons atgaatataagaCTTTTAAAAGATCCTGCTACTGTAAGTAGCCGTATATTTGTGGGTCACTTACAAACTGATGATATGACTAAACTTGAATTGGAagaacatttttcaaaatacggAACCGTTGTTGGTTCTTCAATAAATCGTGGATTTGGCTTTGTTCAATTTGAAGAAGAACAATCTGCTCAAAAGGCTATTCAAAATGAAGATGGTGCAATGTTCAAAGGCAGAAGAatag atgttAGGCCagcaaaaaaagataatcaatCTAGTGGAGGTGCAGGAAAACAATTAGGAGGAcctaataatcaatttaattctggcaataatcattttaatactgGAAATGATCcttttaataatggaaatcAAAGTTATGgaggaaattcaaattttaatgcaaaCCAAAATTTTAGTTGTGATCCACAATTGAATGACAATCAAAAAGGtaataatatgcaaattcGAGGAGGAAATGATCAATTTGCAGATGGAAATCAGAatagagataatataaatgatcaaTTTGGAAATCAAAGTcgaaataatggaaatgaaCAATTTAACAATGTAATGCAATctaaaggaaataataattttaatccaaaTAATCCAAATAGAGGTGGTACTGATCAGTTTAATCAAAGCAGAGGTAATCAATTTGGACCAGCTGGAAATCAAAATAGACCTAGTGGAAATCAAAATCGTAATACAAATAATCAGAATCAAAGTGGTAGTGGGGGAGGTATGAATAATGGAGGGAGTGGTCGACCAAGAGGTACCAGAGgtggaaaaaatcgaaataaaaatagagataatTCAGGTGGAAATAACTTCAGAGATCGTAGCCCTATTAATAGAGGTCCACGTTTAGATGATAAAAGTGGTAGAGATTGGGATCATAAACAAGGAGATAGATTAAGaggcaataattttaatagagattCATTCAATGATAGCAATAATCGttatgaagattttaaaaactcTACTTCTAGAGATATGAACATGAGTTTTAa TAATACAAGTACatcaaatgaatattcaaatgtatcaactgaaaaaaatgattgtgaAATCATTGTTGTTAACAAAGTTTTAAc agAATATGCTGAGAGTATTGAAAtgaggttaaaaaaaattggattaacagttgatttattatttccaaatgAAGATGTCCTCTTAAGTAGAGTTCTAGGAAATATTGCAAGTCGTGGATGTTTATATGCAGTTGTAGTGACACCTATTAATCAAGAACATCATTCcttaactttaaatattcttcatgGTTTACCTCAAG aaCATAGAAATATGTTGGTTGAAGatgctattaatttaatatcgcgCGATTTTGCTAATTACAAAGCTGGTGGACGATCAGTTCCATTGAATACACCTTTTGCAAATGAACGACATCCTGATGCTATTCaagttcttttaaatatgttgGCTGATAATCATCAATTAACAGTATTACAATATGATcgagttataaaatatctcgaaattaaACGTGAAGAACAAGTGCAAGTTGAATTAGGAGATGTAAAAGATTTACCAACTACAACAACTACGATAACAGTCAGTGACCCAAAACAAGCAGAATTACAATCTAGGATACTTAATATCTTAAACAGTAATAAAACAACTTCATCTGCACCAGCACCAAGTCCAGTACCAGCTCCAACTTCAACACCAGCACCCGTTCCACCAGCTACTTGGGGAACag CAGCATCAACTGCGACAACAGCAtccactactactactactactactacggGAGTTTCACCATCGCCTCTGCTAAACGATCCAACAGTTCAAAAGGCACTTGACAGTCTCTTGCAAGGCAATTTACTCAAAAGCATCGGCGATCGGCAACCGACCACAACTACAACACCTCTGTTCGCTGCTTTTTCGAATATCGGccgattttaa
- the LOC107997236 gene encoding SET and MYND domain-containing protein 4-like isoform X2, with protein MEIAKELVLNLKQSNCSHAGYGLQKECEALLGHILQNVIKSQLPELIFEVKNEEDSIQFREEGNQHFVMGDDNEAIKYYTMSLAYANNNELMSYAYANRSAALYRKQLFKECLIDIDAALNLGYPEEKRKKLKERGIKAIEEIKKKLKLTNNDHIDSETFTNMCLSENINNESERSFTVKYRNGETKLSDINKNFNINDKKDTMHSLNKISKNNEEKQPRYLADEGPLKLIYGPSKEAPGISDGISISFSEKYGRHLVVTKEFKPGDIITIEDPYAYVIYTQRYYTHCHHCLSRSYNLIPCLHCPVAQYCSEKCRILAWEMAHDIECPIMALIGNLLHVDKDKIRMLTKIIRFLIIVTSKGKNINELRADMKLAESNPDNRTAGFTDEDILDSTSARSALSLATNMTMRPLIGISAFACISALAAILLATQTNFFCNKYEVNQLKDINNYSDIIFCSSIMFRACVIMSSNCFSVQQEPGIKIGSGLYVTNSLYNHSCAPNTFRHFEGLTMITRALKPLYPGDQIFTSYGAAYAYMTRSERREKIMQDYFFECDCIACEFDWPIYEKILQNHIGSISKNKELVGKLKPYKERLAKNMYDIDAVKSVLGILYNEVSQPCEEIIHAEQYLKSYYLDP; from the exons ATGGAAATAGCAAAGGaattagtattaaatttaaaacaaagtaATTGTTCACATGCAGGATATGGTTTACAAAAAGAATGCGAAGCCCTTTTGGGTCACATTttacaaaatgtaataaagtCTCAATTAccagaattaatttttgaagtaaaaaatgaagaagattCCATTCAATTTAGAGAAGaag gaaaTCAACATTTCGTAATGGGCGATGATAACGaagctataaaatattatacaatgagTTTGGcatatgcaaataataatgaacTTATGTCATATGCTTATGCCAATCGATCTGCTGCTTTGTatagaaaacaattatttaaagaatgttTGATAGATATTGATGCTGCTTTAAATCTTGGATAtccagaagaaaaaagaaaaaaattaaaagagagaggaattaaggcaattgaagaaattaaaaaaaaattgaaacttacAAATAATGATCATATTGATTCAGAAACATTTACAAATATGTGtttatcagaaaatataaataatgaatcagAAAGATCTTTTActgtaaaatatagaaatggtGAAACAAAACTttcagatataaataaaaattttaacattaatgacaaaaaagatacaatgcatagtttgaacaaaatatctaaaaataatgaagaaaaacagCCAAGATACTTAGCAGATGAAGgtcctttaaaattaatttatggtCCAAGTAAAGAAGCTCCAGGAATCAGTGATGGTATCagcatttctttttctgaaaaatatggaCGTCATTTAGTAGttacaaaagaatttaaacCAGGAGATATAATTACTATTGAAGATCCATATGCATATGTTATTTACACACAAAG ATATTATACTCATTGTCATCATTGTTTATCAAGAagctataatttaattccttgTTTACATTGCCCTGTGGCTCAATACTGTTCagaaaaatgtagaatattaGCTTGGGAAATGGCTCATGATATAGAATGTCCAATTATGGcattaattggaaatttactTCATGTTGATAAAGATAAGATACGAATGCTTaccaaaattattagatttctgATCATAGTAACATCAAAAggtaaaaatatcaatgaattGCGAGCTGACATGAAATTAGCTGAATCTAATCCAG ATAATAGAACTGCAGGATTTACAGATGAAGACATATTGGATAGTACCAGTGCACGATCTGCTTTGAGTCTTGCTACCAATATGACAATGAGACCACTCATTGGAATCAGTGCCTTTGCTTGTATTTCAGCTCTCGCGGCTATCCTTTTAGCCACACAGACTAATTTCTTCTGCAATAAATATGAAGTGAACCAATTAAAAGACATTAACAATTATTCAGACATTATATTTTGTAGCAGCATCATGTTTCGTGCATGTGTTATAATGTCTTCCAATTGTTTTtca gtgCAACAAGAACCAGGGATTAAAATAGGTTCAGGATTATATGTAACGAatagtttatataatcattcttGTGCACCAAATACATTTCGTCATTTCGAGGGGCTGACAATGATTACCCGCGCTTTAAAACCACTATATCCTGGAGATCAAATATTCACAAGTTATGGTGCTGCATATGCATATATGACAAGAtctgaaagaagagaaaaaataatgcaagACTATTTTTTTGAATGCGATTGTATCGCATGTGAATTTGATTGgcctatatatgaaaaaattttgcaaaatcacATTGGTTctattagtaaaaataaagagcTTGTAGGAAAATTGAAACCTTATAAAGAAAGGTTGGCGAAAAATATGTACGATATTGATGCAGTAAAGTCGGTTCttggtatattatataatgaagtaTCCCAGCCATGTGAAGAAATCATTCATGCGGAACAATACCTGAAGAGTTATTATTTAG aTCCATAa
- the LOC107997236 gene encoding SET and MYND domain-containing protein 4-like isoform X1 — MEIAKELVLNLKQSNCSHAGYGLQKECEALLGHILQNVIKSQLPELIFEVKNEEDSIQFREEGNQHFVMGDDNEAIKYYTMSLAYANNNELMSYAYANRSAALYRKQLFKECLIDIDAALNLGYPEEKRKKLKERGIKAIEEIKKKLKLTNNDHIDSETFTNMCLSENINNESERSFTVKYRNGETKLSDINKNFNINDKKDTMHSLNKISKNNEEKQPRYLADEGPLKLIYGPSKEAPGISDGISISFSEKYGRHLVVTKEFKPGDIITIEDPYAYVIYTQRYYTHCHHCLSRSYNLIPCLHCPVAQYCSEKCRILAWEMAHDIECPIMALIGNLLHVDKDKIRMLTKIIRFLIIVTSKGKNINELRADMKLAESNPDNRTAGFTDEDILDSTSARSALSLATNMTMRPLIGISAFACISALAAILLATQTNFFCNKYEVNQLKDINNYSDIIFCSSIMFRACVIMSSNCFSVQQEPGIKIGSGLYVTNSLYNHSCAPNTFRHFEGLTMITRALKPLYPGDQIFTSYGAAYAYMTRSERREKIMQDYFFECDCIACEFDWPIYEKILQNHIGSISKNKELVGKLKPYKERLAKNMYDIDAVKSVLGILYNEVSQPCEEIIHAEQYLKSYYLGKFK, encoded by the exons ATGGAAATAGCAAAGGaattagtattaaatttaaaacaaagtaATTGTTCACATGCAGGATATGGTTTACAAAAAGAATGCGAAGCCCTTTTGGGTCACATTttacaaaatgtaataaagtCTCAATTAccagaattaatttttgaagtaaaaaatgaagaagattCCATTCAATTTAGAGAAGaag gaaaTCAACATTTCGTAATGGGCGATGATAACGaagctataaaatattatacaatgagTTTGGcatatgcaaataataatgaacTTATGTCATATGCTTATGCCAATCGATCTGCTGCTTTGTatagaaaacaattatttaaagaatgttTGATAGATATTGATGCTGCTTTAAATCTTGGATAtccagaagaaaaaagaaaaaaattaaaagagagaggaattaaggcaattgaagaaattaaaaaaaaattgaaacttacAAATAATGATCATATTGATTCAGAAACATTTACAAATATGTGtttatcagaaaatataaataatgaatcagAAAGATCTTTTActgtaaaatatagaaatggtGAAACAAAACTttcagatataaataaaaattttaacattaatgacaaaaaagatacaatgcatagtttgaacaaaatatctaaaaataatgaagaaaaacagCCAAGATACTTAGCAGATGAAGgtcctttaaaattaatttatggtCCAAGTAAAGAAGCTCCAGGAATCAGTGATGGTATCagcatttctttttctgaaaaatatggaCGTCATTTAGTAGttacaaaagaatttaaacCAGGAGATATAATTACTATTGAAGATCCATATGCATATGTTATTTACACACAAAG ATATTATACTCATTGTCATCATTGTTTATCAAGAagctataatttaattccttgTTTACATTGCCCTGTGGCTCAATACTGTTCagaaaaatgtagaatattaGCTTGGGAAATGGCTCATGATATAGAATGTCCAATTATGGcattaattggaaatttactTCATGTTGATAAAGATAAGATACGAATGCTTaccaaaattattagatttctgATCATAGTAACATCAAAAggtaaaaatatcaatgaattGCGAGCTGACATGAAATTAGCTGAATCTAATCCAG ATAATAGAACTGCAGGATTTACAGATGAAGACATATTGGATAGTACCAGTGCACGATCTGCTTTGAGTCTTGCTACCAATATGACAATGAGACCACTCATTGGAATCAGTGCCTTTGCTTGTATTTCAGCTCTCGCGGCTATCCTTTTAGCCACACAGACTAATTTCTTCTGCAATAAATATGAAGTGAACCAATTAAAAGACATTAACAATTATTCAGACATTATATTTTGTAGCAGCATCATGTTTCGTGCATGTGTTATAATGTCTTCCAATTGTTTTtca gtgCAACAAGAACCAGGGATTAAAATAGGTTCAGGATTATATGTAACGAatagtttatataatcattcttGTGCACCAAATACATTTCGTCATTTCGAGGGGCTGACAATGATTACCCGCGCTTTAAAACCACTATATCCTGGAGATCAAATATTCACAAGTTATGGTGCTGCATATGCATATATGACAAGAtctgaaagaagagaaaaaataatgcaagACTATTTTTTTGAATGCGATTGTATCGCATGTGAATTTGATTGgcctatatatgaaaaaattttgcaaaatcacATTGGTTctattagtaaaaataaagagcTTGTAGGAAAATTGAAACCTTATAAAGAAAGGTTGGCGAAAAATATGTACGATATTGATGCAGTAAAGTCGGTTCttggtatattatataatgaagtaTCCCAGCCATGTGAAGAAATCATTCATGCGGAACAATACCTGAAGAGTTATTATTTAGGTAAATTTAAGTAA
- the LOC107997189 gene encoding prefoldin subunit 4, producing MSARKNVQTGFQPDSDVYITYEDQQKINKFARQNAKMDDLKEESKIKQNELKNLEDACDEISLLDEDAKIPYHIGEVFIYEDLERTQNYLDEIKEKKKKEISNLESKCIDLKNVITDLKTKLYAKFGSRINLEAEED from the exons ATGTCAGCACGAAAAAATGTTCAAACTGGATTTCAACCG GATTCCGatgtttatattacatatgaagatcaacaaaaaattaataaatttgcaagGCAAAATGCTAAAATGGATGACTTAAAAgaagaatcaaaaattaaacaa aatgaattaaagaatttagaaGATGCATGTGACGAAATATCTCTTTTAGATGAAGATGCAAAAATTCCATATCACATTGgtgaagtttttatttatgaagatTTAGAAAGGACAcag aattacttagatgaaattaaagagaagaaaaaaaaggaaatctcAAATTTGGAAAGTAAAtgtatcgatttaaaaaatgtcatAACTgacttaaaaacaaaattatatgcaaaGTTTGGTAGCCGTATAAATTTAGAAGCAGAAGAGGATTAA
- the LOC107997185 gene encoding THUMP domain-containing protein 1 homolog encodes MNVQKRKKNYFHNHGNNKKKRKQFNLEPGMKGFLCTCNFSEKECVRDAYKILNEFADEIYGLDSIKDSDNENIKVSDIKKDETNYNDNEDDISVVLNKEINELKAEYSKPINARRFQVIDTGVKNIVFIRSSLTNPLELVTKIITELYNTKQQRTRYLLRLLPIEVICKANMNDIKSKADAMLEKYFAQEPKTFSIVFNRHSNNNIYRDEIIEDLAEIINKKNPGNKADLKNPELAVIVEMVRGVCLMSVAPNYYKFKKYNLLEICNTKESIK; translated from the exons atgaatgttcaaaaacgaaaaaaaaattattttcataatcatggaaataataaaaaaaaacgtaaacaatttaatttggaaCCAGGTATGAAAGGTTTTTTATGCACatgtaatttttctgaaaaggAATGTGTACGTGATgcttataaaatacttaatgAATTTGCTGATGAGATTTATGGATTAGATTCTATAAAG gattctgacaatgaaaatattaaagtttctgatataaaaaaagatgaaacaaattataacGATAATGAAGATGACATCTCagttgttttaaataaagaaattaatgaattaaaagcaGAATATTCAAAACCAATAAATGCCAGAAGATTTcag gTAATTGACACTggtgttaaaaatatagtttttataaggAGTTCTTTGACAAATCCATTAGAATTGGTTACTAAAATTATCactgaattatataatacaaaacagCAACGTACAAGATATTTGTTAAGATTACTTCCAATTGAAGTTATTTGTAAAGCAAATATGAATGATATCAAATCAAAAGCAGATGCAatgcttgaaaaatattttgcacagGAACCAAAAACATTTAGTATTGTATTTaa TCGTcacagtaataataatatatatagagatgaAATCATTGAAGACTTAgcagaaataataaacaaaaagaatccTGGAAATAAAGCAGATCTAAAAAATCCAGAACTTGCTGTAATAGTGGAAATGGTTCGTGGTGTCTGTCTTATGTCTGTTGCtcctaattattataaattcaaaaaatataatttgttagaaatatgtaatacaaaagaatccataaaatag
- the LOC107997233 gene encoding twisted gastrulation protein homolog 1-A, with the protein MTSWRRTLIVAIIGILFLAAIIKYSKACNEAICASVVSKCMLTQSCKCDLVTCTCCKECFSCLSYLYDECCSCVDLCPKPNITDNPLSKKSHVEDFTDPMPGLFQALTAEPDPHERWLTFTFPVDFDMSLFTPKHENKYTMKTSNEEVHPLKPNVMTVNCTVAFMAQCNSWNKCRASCQSMGASSYRWFHDGCCECIGDTCINYGINESRCIHCPIDKEEDDLKDQYDDYGQDEDDLTEDDID; encoded by the exons ATGACGAGTTGGAGAAGAACGCTTATCGTGGCAATCATTGGAATCTTATTTCTGGCtgcaatcattaaatattctaaagcCTGCAACGAAGCGATCTGTGCTAGTGTCGTGAGTAAATGTATGCTCACGCAAAGTTGCAAATGCGATCTCGTTACCTGTACCTGTTGCAAGGAATGCTTCTCTTGTCTTAGTTATCTTTATGATGAATGTTGTTCGTGCGTAG ATCTGTGCCCGAAACCAAATATTACAGATAATCCGTTGAGCAAGAAATCTCATGTGGAAGATTTTACCGATCCGATGCCAGGTCTGTTTCAAGCGTTAACCGCAGAACCGGATCCGCATGAACGTTGGCTTACATTCACGTTTCCAGTGGATTTTGATATGTCTTTATTTACACcaaaacatgaaaataaatatactatga aAACTTCCAACGAAGAAGTGCACCCATTGAAACCAAACGTAATGACGGTTAACTGCACCGTTGCATTTATGGCTCAATGTAACTCCTGGAACAAATGTCGGGCGTCTTGCCAGAGCATGGGTGCTAGCAGTTATAGATGGTTCCACGATGGTTGTTGCGAATGTATAGGAGACACTTGTATTAATTATGGAATCAATGAATCGAGATGCATACATTGTCCAATAGACAAAGAAGAAGATGATTTGAAAGATCAGTATGATGATTATGGTCAAGATGAAGACGATTTAACGGAAGATGACATCGATTAA